Below is a window of Thermodesulfobacteriota bacterium DNA.
GTGAGCCACGAGGGTCGTGCCCTGCTCGTGGTGCATGTGCCCTGTTGACGAAATCGCCGGATGCGACATCGAACGTCCGGTGGGAGAGGGGGGCAGGGCGACATCCCCCCTACTCGATTCCAGGGCCTTCCGGCAACATTGCCGTTGACAGCCCACCGGTCTTTGCATAGCGTAGGCCAGCTGAGGCGCCGGGGCAGGACCGCATCCCGGAGGGGCCGGAAGGCGGCGGAGGCAAGATTGCCAGGACACTTTGAGACAAGGAGGTACGACCATGTGGCTGCGGAAGCTGGCGGTGACGATTCTGGGTCTGGGGCTGGTGATGGTGCAGGGGGGGGCTCTGGCGGAACCGCCTGCCGAGCATGGCGCGGCGTCCCACAAGGGAGACGGTGAGAAGGGCGGCATGATGGCCATGATGCACCACGGTGAAGGGGGCGAGGGTGGCATGATGGCCGGCATGCCGATGATGCACCGCGAGGGTGGCATGATGGCAGGCATGCCGATGATGCACGGCAAGGGCGGCGACAAGGGAGCCGACGGCAAGCCCCGGGCCATGGGCATGGGGATGGGGGGGAACATGCCGGCGGCCGGCATCATGCATGCCTTCCACCGGTGGCTCGGCAAGGTGATGGCCAGCCAGGAGGAGCTTGGGCTTACCCGGGAGCAATTGGACCGGATCGACGAGCTGATCACGCCCCATCTGCAGGAGGGCATCCGGCTGCACGCCGAGGCGGCGGGTGCCATGGTGCAGTTCCAGTATCTCATGCGGCACCGCAGCGAGGATGTGGCTGCCATCGACCCGGTGCTGCGCAAGCTGGCGGACATCCACTACCAGCTTCTTCTGGGCGGGGTGCAGCTCTACAACGGGATCATGACCTCCCTGGCACCGAGCCAGCGGGACAAGATCCGGGAGACCATCGGCTCACCCTTCCCGCCGCCCTGGGAGGGGATGTCGATGCCCATGTCGATGCCCATGCCGATGATGATGACGATGCCGGAGGAGGCACCGGCTGCCTCGCCGCCGGCCGAGCCGGCCAAGGAAGGCCCGGCGGCCGAGCCGCCGGCCTCGGAGGGAGGTGCGCACAGCAGCCATCCGTGATGGTGCGGGTTGGTCGGATGCAGCCGCTCTTGGTCCCGGGCGGTGTCTCGGGGCAACCAGTCCAGACGTGACGCCTGTGGGGCCGCCGGCAGCCAGCCGGCGGCCCGTTGTCGCTGGGGCATCGGGTGCGGTGGTGCCCAGGTCAGGGACCGGCCCGAAGCACGCTGGGCCAGTTCCGGTCCGCCTGGGCGATGAACCGGGCCTGCTCCGCCTCCCAGGTCTTCTGAACCTCCAGATCGTAGTTGAGGAATAGGCGGCCGCCGGCGATCTTCCAGGCGCGGGGATCGATGTCGGCGGTGCGGCCCATGGCTACGGCATAGGCGCAATAGCCGCCGTACTGCGGGGCATACCGTTTGGGGGCATCCTGGAAGAGCTGTCGGTGCTCTCGGGTGGCGAAGCGCCAGCGGGCGCCTTGCCACCGGAGCTCGATCTCCGGCCGGCCTTCCCGGGGGCCGGCATCCAGGAAGTAGGCCACCGGGTCGTAGCCGTGGATTGCAAGACCATCGCTGGTCTGGTTGATCTCCTGCGGGGGCGCCGAGCAGGCCACCAGGAGATTCAGGAGAACGGTCAGAAGGGAGCAGAGGCTGGATCTGGTCATGGAGCGCCTCCCATGGGCTGGCTGGGATCGGAATTCCGGAGGAGCGGCGGCCATTTGTTGGACCGGTCCCGGCCCAGGACAGGCTAGAATCGTGCGCTGGATACGTCAACCGTTTCCCTCTCCAGGCGTTCTCTGCTAGCATCGAGCCATGAAGACCCACATCATCCCGCAAGGAAGGAGGCCTGCCATGAAGATCCTGCGCACCATCCTCTGTGCCACTGTCATCCTGATCCTGGCGGCGGCTGCTGCCGTCGCGGCGGAGCCGGGGGCGGTCGTTGTGGATATCAAGGCCAACGGCAGCGATACCGGCATTGTTGTCGAGCAGGGAACGGACCTGACGGTCACCATCGCCCTGGACGCTGGCGACCAGGGTGGCCAGCGGGCGGACTGGCTGATCGCCTTCCAGTCGCCCCGGGGCTGGCTGTCTTGGCGTGGG
It encodes the following:
- a CDS encoding YHS domain-containing (seleno)protein encodes the protein MTRSSLCSLLTVLLNLLVACSAPPQEINQTSDGLAIHGYDPVAYFLDAGPREGRPEIELRWQGARWRFATREHRQLFQDAPKRYAPQYGGYCAYAVAMGRTADIDPRAWKIAGGRLFLNYDLEVQKTWEAEQARFIAQADRNWPSVLRAGP